The Streptomyces tendae DNA segment ACCTCGGAAGACGTGAAGTTCTCCTTCGACCGCACGCTGAAGATCGACGACCCCGACGGTCCCGCGGTCATGTTCTCCACCCTGGAGAAGGTCGACACCCCCGACGAGAAGACGGTCGTCTTCACGCTCAACACGGCCGACGCGACCTTCCCCAGCAAGATCGCCTCCGGTGCCGGCGCCATCGTCAACCACCGCGAGTACGACGCGAACGGTCTGCGCGAGGACGGCAAGGCGGTCGGCTCCGGCCCGTACAAGCTGGACTCGTTCGACGACAACAAGGCCGTGTTCTCCGTCAACGAGCACTACAGCGGCTCCGCCGAGACCAAGAACTCCGGCGTCACCCTGTCGTTCTTCCACGGCGACCAGAACGGGCTGAAGAAGGCGCTGGAGAAGGGCGAGGTCGACATCGCCTACCGCGGCCTCACCGCCCAGGCCATCAACGACATCGAAGAGGCCGACCGCGGCGACGGCGGCATCGAGGTCGTCGAGGGCAGCAGCGCCGAGGTGCAGCACCTGGTCTTCAACATGGACGACCCCGTAGCCGGCCGGCTCGGTGTCCGCAAGGCCATCGCCCACCTGCTGGACCGCGACGCCCTGATGCACGACGTCTACCGCAACACGGCCACCCCGCTGTACTCGATCATCCCGGCCGGCGTCGCCGGTCACAACACGGCCTTCTTCGACATCTACGGCGCCCGCCCGTCCAAGGCCAAGGCCGAGGCGGCGCTGCGGAACGAGGGCATCACCGACAAGGTGAAGCTGACCCTCTGGTCCACCCCGGCCCGCTACGGCCCGGCCACCGATCAGGAGCTCGAGGCGATCGCCAAGCAGCTCAACGCCAGCGGGCTGTTCGACGCCGACGTCAAGTCCGTCGAGTTCGCCCAGTACGAGAAGGACATCGCGGCCGGCAAGTACGGGGTCTACGTCAAGGGCTGGGTGCCCGACTACCCGGACGCCGACAACTTCACCGGCCCCTTCTTCGGCGAGGGCAACGTCCTGGACAACGACTACGACCCCGGCGCCATCACCAAGACGCTCCTGCCGCACACCGCCGCCGAGAGCGACCGCGGCTCCACCGACAAGGAGTTCGAGCGGATCCAGAACCAGGTCGCCGAGGACATCCCCCTCCTGCCGGTCTGGCAGGGCAAGCAGTACGCGGTCGTCCAGGAGCGCGTCTACGGCCTGGAGTACTGCCTCGACGCCTCGACCGTCTTCCGGTTCTGGGAGCTCAGCAAGGGCTGACCCGTCCGTGCATGACGTGGGGGAGCCCTCCCGGCCGGGAGGGCTCCCCCACGTCATGCACGGCGACCCGCGCGCTACTGGGCGCCGGGACGCACCAGCCCGCTCTCGTACGCGTACACCGCGGCCTGCACCCGGTCGCGCAGTCCCAGCTTGGTCAGCACATGACCGACGTGCGTCTTCACGGTGGTCTCGCTGACGAACAGGTCGGCGGCGATCTCCGCGTTGGACAGCCCGCGCGCCACCAGCTTCAGCACTTCGACCTCGCGGTCGGTCAGCGTGTGCAGGGTGTCCGGCACCGGCTCCTCGCCGGACGGCAGATGCGTGGCGTATTTGTCCAGCAGTCGGCGCGTGATGCTCGGGGCGAGCATCGCCTCACCGGCGGCCACCACACGGATCGCCTGCACCAGCTCGTTGGCCGGGGCGTCCTTGAGCAGGAAGCCGCTCGCCCCGGCCTTCAGCGCCTCCACCACGTACTCGTCGAGGTCGAACGTCGTCAGCACCAGGACCTTCGCCGGCCCGTTCCGCTCCGGGCCGGTGATCTGGCGGGTGGCCTCCACCCCGTCCATCCGCGGCATACGGATGTCCATCAGGACCACGTCGGGCTGCAGCGCCCGTACCTGGTCCAGGGCCTGAAGGCCGTCTCCGGCCTCGCCGACGACCGCGAGGTCCTGCTCGGCCTCCAGAATCATCCGGAACCCGGTGCGCAGCAGCGGCTGGTCGTCGACCAGTAGGACGCGGATGGCCACGTAAGTCTCCTTCGCTAGTCCGGCCCCATTCTGCCCTGCTCGGCCCCGCCGGATTCCGGCGCCCTCAGGGGCAGCGGATAGGGCGGGGGAGTACCGCCGAACTCGGGGCAGTGCTCCTGGTGGTCGCACCAGCCGCACAGCTTCGTCGGCCGCGGCCGCCAGTCCCCCGTCTCGGTCGCCAGCCGGATCGCCTCCCACAACGCCAGCAGCTTGCGCTCGACCCGCTCCAGGTCGGCGAGCACCGGGTCGTAGGTGAGCACGTCACCGCTGCCCAGGTACACCAGCTGCAGCCGGCGCGGGATCACCTTCTTCAGCCGCCACACGACGAGGGCGTAGAACTTCATCTGGAACAGCGCGCCCTCGGCGTACTCCGGGCGAGGCGCCTTGCCGGTCTTGTAGTCGACGATCCGCACCTCGCCGGTGGGTGCCACGTCCACCCGGTCGATGATGCCGCGCAGCCGCAGCCCGGACTCCAGCTCCGCCTCCACGAACAGCTCGCGCTCGGCGGGCTCCAGCCGGCTCGGGTCCTCCAGCGTGAACCACCGCTCGACCAGCGACTCCGCCTGGGTCAGCCAGCGCGCCAGGCGCTCGCCCTCGGGATCGTCCGCGAAGAGCTCCGCGACATCGGGTCTGCTCTCGCGCAGCCGGTCCCACTGGCCGGGGATCAGCGACTTCGCCCGCGGCACCGTACGGTCGGCGGCCGGCGCGTCGAACAGCCGCTCCAGCACCGCGTGCACCAGCGTGCCCCTGGTCGCCGCCTCGCTCGGCTTCTCCGGCAGCCGGTCGATCACCCGGAACCGGTACAGCAGCGGGCACTGCATGAAGTCACTCGCACGGGAGGGCGACAGCGAGGCGGGCGGTGCCGCGGGCGTCCCGGTCACCACGACCGTGTCCGCCGGCGACTCCGCCGGCGACTCCGGCGCGGCCGGGCTGCTGTCGGGCCGCGTCGTGCCCTCGGTGCTCGTCTCCATGACCACAGACCTTACGGCCCGGCACCGACAACGCGGCGTGACCGGAGGGAGAGAAGCGGAAGGAGGGGGTAGAGAGAGGGGTGCCGGGGCGAAACGGGCGGCGGACGCCGCATACCATCGACCCAGGAACCTCCCGTCCGGCAGGCGCGGGAGACGCAGCGAACGAGGGGACACCGGTGGACGTAAGCGGCGGGCGCGGACGGCCGCGGCCCGGCAACGACGAGTCGGCCGAGCAGACCGGGCCCGACGCCCCGGCCACCGGTGACACCCACGCCGCCGGCGAACCCCCCGCGACCCCGGCCGCCCCGGCGCCCGACCCGACGCACACCGCCGGGCCCGGCACCCCGGCTCCCGGGCCCGCGGCCGAGGACGACGACACCCCGGCGTCCGGCCCTACGACTGAGGACGGCGACACCCCGGCGTCCGGCCCCGCGGCCGAGGACCCCCGCGGCACCGCGGGCGGACCGGCGCATGACACCACCGGCACCGGCCCCGCCGGACCGGACGAGCGCGCCGAGCCGCACCAGGAGTCCCCGGCGGACCGTCCGTCCACCGCCCCCGACGGGCGGGCCCCGGGATCCCCCGGGCGGGGCGCCGGCGACGGAGGCGGACAGCTGCCGGAGCACGCCGACCGGCCGTTCGCCCACTCCGGCGGCAAGGGACCCGCGCCGCAGCGGCCCGAGGAGCGGCGGCGGGGTGGCCTGCTGATGGGCCGGCCCTTCGGCGTCCCCGTGTACGTGGCGCCGAGCTGGTTCCTGGTGGCGATCCTCATCACCTGGGTGTTCGGCGGCCAGATCGACCGTGTCCTGCCCGAGCTGGGCGCGGCCAGCTACCTGGTCTCCCTGTTCTTCGCGGTGGCCTTCTACGCCTCCGTGCTGGTGCACGAGCTCGCCCACACCGTCGCGGCCCTCCGCTTCAAGCTCCCGGTGCGCCGCATCCAGCTGCAGTTCTTCGGCGGCGTCTCCGAGATCGAGAAGGAGGCGGAGACCCCCGGCAGAGAGTTCGTGCTGGCCTTCGTCGGCCCGCTGCTCTCCCTGGTGCTCTCCGGCCTCTTCTACCTCGCCCTGCAGGCCGTCGACCCGAGCAGCGTCCCCGGCGTCCTGCTGGCCGGCCTGATGGTGTCCAACCTCATCGTGGCCGTCTTCAACCTGCTGCCCGGCCTCCCGCTGGACGGCGGACGGATGCTCCGCGCGGTCGTCTGGGCGATCACCGGCAAGCCCATGACCGGCACCGTCGCCGCCGCCTGGGTGGGCCGCGCCCTCGCCGTCTCCGTGCTGATCGGCCTGCCGCTGCTCACGCAGTCCGGGGCGCTCGGCTCCGACGCCGTGGACAACGTCGGCATGGACACCGTCCTCGACGCCCTGCTCGCGGCCATCCTCGCCGCGATCATCTGGACCGGCGCCGGGAACAGCCTGCGCATGGCCCGCCTGCGCGAACACCTGCCCGAGCTGCGCGCCCGCACCCTCACCCGCCGCGCGGTCCCCGTGGAGACGGACACGCCCCTCTCCGAGGCGCTGCGCCGGGCCAACGCCGCGGGCGCCCGCGCCCTGGTCGTCGTCGACACCGACGGCGTGCCGCTCTCGCTGGTCCGCGAGGCCGCGATCGTCGGCGTACCGGAACACCGCAGGCCCTGGGTGCCGGTCGGCGGACTCGCCCAGGACCTCACCGACGGCATGCGCGTCTCCGCGGAACTGGCCGGCGAGGACCTGCTGGACGCCCTGCGCGCGACGCCCGCCACCGAGTACCTCGTCGTCGAGGACACCGGCGAGATCTACGGCGTGCTGTCCGCAGCCGACGTGGAGCGGGCCTTCGTCAAGGCCATGGCCCGCCCCTCCTAGCCGGGCGCCCCGGGGCACCGGCCGTGGTCGGCGGGCCCTCCGTGGACCGGTAGGCTGGTCACATGTCCGAACCGACCGGTGCCGCCCGCAGGCGCGGGCCCTTCAAGGTCGGGGACCAGGTTCAGCTGACCGACCCCAAGGGCCGCCACTACACGTTCACGCTCGAGGCCGGGAAGAATTTCCACACCCACAAGGGTTCCTTCCCCCACGACGAACTGATCGGTGCTCCCGAGGGCAGCGTTGTCCGCACCACCGGGAACGTCGCCTACCTCGCGCTGCGCCCCCTGCTCCCCGACTACGTCCTGTCCATGCCCCGCGGGGCAGCCGTCGTCTACCCGAAGGACGCGGGGCAGATCCTCGCCTTCGCCGACATCTTCCCCGGCGCGCGCGTCGTGGAGGCCGGCGTGGGCTCCGGCTCGCTCAGCAGCTTCCTGCTGCGCGCCATCGGCGACCAGGGCATGCTGCACTCCTACGAGCGCCGCGAGGACTTCGCCGACATCGCCCGGCAGAACGTGGAGCGCTACTTCGGCGGCCCGCACCCCGCCTGGCAGCTCACCGTCGGTGACCTCCAGGACAACCTGTCCGACGCCGACGTCGACCGCGTCATCCTCGACATGCTCGCCCCCTGGGAGTGCCTGGACGCCGTCTCCAAGGCGCTGGTGCCCGGCGGCATCCTGTGCTGCTACGTCGCCACCACCACCCAGCTCGCCCGGACCGTCGAGTCCATCCGGGAGATCGGCTGCTTCAACGAGCCGACCGCCTGGGAGACGATGATCCGCAACTGGCACATCGAGGGCCTGGCCGTCCGCCCGGACCACCGGATGATCGGCCACACCGGCTTCCTGCTCACCGCCCGCCGGCTCGCCGACGGCGTCGAGCCGCCCATGCGCCGGCGCCGCCCGGCCAAGGGCGCCTACGGCGAGGACTACGCCGGCCCCAACGCCGACGGAGGCGCCGGCCGCTGACGCGGTCCGTACCCTCACCAACGCTCCGGCGCCGTGGCGCAGTTCCCGGACGTCACCGGGAACTGCGCCACGGCGCTGCCACGTTGACGTACGGTCGCGGCCGGCCCCGGAAGGCAGCGCCTCGCGGGTGCTTCGCACGGCCGGTGCGGACCCCGCCGTTCCCTCCGTCCTGTGACGTGTGGCACGATGCTGGCCACCCCCACCGGCACAGCCCTCACAGGAGACACTCCTCGTGCAGTCTTCCGCCGTACCGGAGCTCGCCCACACGCACGCCCGGCCCATCCACTGGATGGCCACCGCCACGGCCGTCGCCGGTGTCGTGGCGCTCTCCTCCGTCCTGCAGCCCGATCCCGCGACCGCCGCCGCGCCGGGCGCCCCGCACACGAAGAACGCCCCGGCGCAGGCGCTGCCGCCCGACCCGGCCGACGTCGAGTTCCCGCTCGACTGCGGCCCCGTCAAGGTGGTGGTGAAGAAGCAGGCGTCCGGCGACCTCGACGGTGACGGGCGCCCCGAGACCGTCGCGGCGGTCCACTGCGACGCCCCGATGGGCACCCCGCCCGACGGCGTGTACGTCCTCACCCAGGCGGCCGACGGCACGCGGCCGCGCGTGGTGGCCACCCTCGTCGACCCCAAGGATCGCACCAACGTCGAGGACTTCGCCGTGCGCGCCCGCGACGTCGTCGCCACGCTGCTGGGCTACTCGTCCACCGACGTGCCCCGTTGCTGCCCGGACGTCCGCGAGACCGTGAAGTGGCGCTGGGACAACGGCGCTTTCGTGCGCTCCGCGCCGGCCGACGCCCGGAGCGTGTGACCCGCACGCGGGCGCGCGCGGTGAGCGTGCGCCCGGACGTGTGAGGAGTCAGTCACCTGTGACGCGACGTACGACGGCGGTCACCCGGCGTCCGGGCCGTACACCTCGACGCTGTCCGAAACCCGGCGGACGTGGATGCACTCGCCCGGGCACTCCTTCGCGGAGTCGATGACGTCCGTGAGGAGCGGCAGCGGGACGGGCGTTGTCGCGCCCTTGTCCTGCAGCAGCTCGTCCTCGCCGCTCTTCACGTAGGCGAGACCGTCGATGTCCAGCTCGAACACCTCGGGCGCGTACTGGGCGCAGATGCCGTCGCCGGTACACAGATCCTGGTCGATCCAGACTTCCAGGTCCTCGCCCGCGACTGCGGCCTCCTGCTGCACGATCGTGTCTCCTGCCGTTTTACTGCGCCGAGCCGTACGGGAATCCGGCCAGCTCTGACGGGTGTTGAACACTTCGACCCTACCGCCGCCAGGGTTCCGATCATCTTCGGTGGGTATTCCCCTGGCGTGAGGGAGAGCGCAAGGGTGAAGATCGGACACACCCCGACCGTCTTTGTGATCTAGGGGTTTCAATCGACACCCGCCCAGGTAGGGTCTGGAAGCGTCCAGCTCCCCTTGGAGGAGGTGAGGACCGTGGCAGCCCACGACGACGACATGAACCGCGGCATCCGCCCGGGACGCGGGTCCGAGGACCCGGCCGGGCAGATCGCCTACCTTGAGCAGGAGATCGCCGTCCTGCGACGCAAGCTCGCCGACTCTCCGCGGCACACGAGAATTCTCGAAGAGCGGATCGTCGAGCTGCAGACCAATCTGGCCGGCGTGTCCGCCCAGAACGAACGACTCGCAGGCACACTCCGCGAGGCCCGCGACCAGATCGTGGCCCTCAAGGAGGAGGTCGACCGGCTCGCCCAGCCCCCGGCCGGCTTCGGTGTCTTCCTCACGGCGAACGAGGACGGCACGGCCGACATCTTCACCGGCGGCCGCAAGCTGCGGGTGAACGTCAGCCCGAGCGTCGAGCTCGAAGAGCTCCGGCGCGGCCAGGAAGTGATGCTCAACGAAGCGCTCAACGTGGTCGAGGCCATGCAATTCGAGCGCGTGGGCGAGATCGTCACCCTCAAGGAGATCCTCGAGGACGGCGAGCGCGCCCTTGTGCTGGGGCACACCGACGAGGAGCGGGTGGTGCGGCTCGCCGAGCCGCTGCTGGACGTCACCATCCGCCCCGGCGACGCCCTGCTGCTGGAGCCCCGCTCCGGTTACGTCTACGAGGTGGTCCCGAAGAGCGAGGTCGAGGAACTCGTCCTCGAGGAAGTCCCCGACATCGGCTACGAGCAGATCGGCGGTCTCGGCGGCCAGATCGAGGCCATCCGGGACGCGGTCGAGCTCCCCTACCTCTACCCGGACCTGTTCAAGGAGCACGAGCTGCGGCCGCCGAAGGGCGTCCTGTTGTACGGGCCCCCCGGATGCGGCAAGACGCTGATCGCCAAGGCCGTGGCGAACTCGCTGGCCAAGAAGGTCGCCGAAGTCACCGGTGTCGCCGCCGGCAAGAGCTTCTTCCTCAACATCAAGGGCCCCGAGCTGCTGAACAAGTACGTCGGTGAGACCGAGCGGCAGATCCGCCTGGTCTTCCAGCGTGCGCGGGAGAAGGCCAGCGAGGGCACCCCCGTCATCGTCTTCTTCGACGAGATGGAGTCCCTCTTCCGCACCCGTGGCTCCGGTGTCAGCTCGGACGTGGAGAACACCATCGTCCCGCAGCTGCTCGCCGAGATCGACGGCGTGGAGGGCCTGCAGAACGTGGTCGTGATCGGCGCCTCCAACCGTGAGGACATGATCGACCCCGCCATCCTGCGTCCCGGCCGGCTGGACGTGAAGATCAAGATCGAGCGTCCGGACGCCGAGGCGGCCAAGGACATCTTCGGCAAGTACCTCACCGAGCGCCTCCCGCTGCACGGCGACGACCTCACCGAGCACGGCGGCGACAAGGCCATGACGGTCCAGAGCATGATCCAGACCGCCGTGGAACAGATGTACGCGGAATCCGAGGAGAACCGCTTCCTGGAAGTCACCTACGCCAATGGCGACAAGGAAGTCCTGTACTTCAAGGACTTCAATTCCGGTGCCATGATCGAGAACATCGTGGGCCGCGCCAAGAAGATGGCGATCAAGGACTTCCTGGAGAAGAACCAGAAGGGCCTGCGCGTCTCCCACCTCCTCCAGGCCTGCGTGGACGAGTTCAAGGAGAACGAGGACCTGCCCAACACCACCAACCCGGACGACTGGGCCCGGATTTCCGGAAAGAAGGGCGAGCGGATTGTTTACATCCGCACCCTCATCACCGGAAAGCAGGGCGCGGACACCGGACGCTCCATCGACACGGTGGCGAACACCGGTCAGTACCTGTAAAAGCAAGGGCGGCTGCGGGTGCCCACGTCGGGTACCCGCAGCCGACTGCTTTTCGGGCCACGGCTGGAGCACAGCAATGACGCAAATGATCTCCCCACCAGGGCGAAGGCGTTCTAGGCTCGTCCGTACCGCCGAGTCGCGCAGTGCGGGGACGGGCACCGCACACGCACCGGAGCGCCAGCGGTACAGCAGCGACCCCGACCGGGGGCGCCGCCGGGCAAGGAGGGCCGCATGACCGTACGGCGAGTAATGGGCATCGAGACGGAGTACGGGATCTCCGTCCCCGGCCACCCCAACGCCAATGCCATGCTCACCTCGTCCCAGATCGTGAACGCCTACGCGGCGGCGATGCACCGGGCCCGCCGGGCCCGCTGGGACTTCGAGGAGGAGAATCCGCTGCGCGACGCGCGAGGCTTCGACCTCGCCCGGGAGACGGCCGACGCCAGCCAGCTCACCGACGAGGACATCGGTCTGGCCAACGTCATCCTGACCAACGGCGCGCGGCTCTACGTCGACCACGCCCATCCGGAGTACAGCGCCCCCGAGGTCACCAACCCGCGGGACGCGGTGCTCTGGGACAAGGCGGGCGAGCGGATCATGGCGGAGGCCGCGGAGCGGGCAGCGCAGCTTCCCGGCGCCCAGCCCATCCACCTGTACAAGAACAACACCGACAACAAGGGCGCGTCCTACGGCACGCACGAGAACTACCTGATGAAGCGGGAGACCCCCTTCTCGGACATCGTGCGCCATCTGACGCCGTTCTTCGTCTCCCGGCAGGTCTTCACCGGCGCCGGCCGCGTCGGCATCGGCCAGGACGGTCACGAGCACGGCTTCCAGATCAGCCAGCGCGCGGACTACTTCGAGGTCGAGGTGGGCCTCGAGACCACGCTGAAGCGCCCGATCATCAACACGCGCGACGAGCCGCACGCGGACGCCGAGAAGTACCGGCGGCTGCACGTGATCATCGGCGACGCCAACCTCTCCGAGATCTCGACCTACCTCAAGCTCGGCACGACCGCGCTGGTGCTGTCGATGATCGAGGACGGGTTCATCGCGGTGGACCTCGCGGTCGACCAGCCGGTGCGGACGCTGCACCAGGTGTCGCACGATCCCTCACTGAAGCACCAGGTCACGCTCCGTAGTGGCCGGACCCTGACCGCTGTGCAGCTCCAGATGGAGTACTACGAGCTGGCCCGCAAGTACGTGGAGGAACGCTT contains these protein-coding regions:
- a CDS encoding ABC transporter substrate-binding protein, translating into MNLRHQWPVLPLVAGLASGLLTGCGSDDGGASSNGNKIAVGMSDDVLATDPASGYDPGSWLLFNNVFQSLLGFPKGGTEPQPDAAESCEFTDTSTKVFRCTLRDGLKFSNGDALTSEDVKFSFDRTLKIDDPDGPAVMFSTLEKVDTPDEKTVVFTLNTADATFPSKIASGAGAIVNHREYDANGLREDGKAVGSGPYKLDSFDDNKAVFSVNEHYSGSAETKNSGVTLSFFHGDQNGLKKALEKGEVDIAYRGLTAQAINDIEEADRGDGGIEVVEGSSAEVQHLVFNMDDPVAGRLGVRKAIAHLLDRDALMHDVYRNTATPLYSIIPAGVAGHNTAFFDIYGARPSKAKAEAALRNEGITDKVKLTLWSTPARYGPATDQELEAIAKQLNASGLFDADVKSVEFAQYEKDIAAGKYGVYVKGWVPDYPDADNFTGPFFGEGNVLDNDYDPGAITKTLLPHTAAESDRGSTDKEFERIQNQVAEDIPLLPVWQGKQYAVVQERVYGLEYCLDASTVFRFWELSKG
- a CDS encoding response regulator, translating into MAIRVLLVDDQPLLRTGFRMILEAEQDLAVVGEAGDGLQALDQVRALQPDVVLMDIRMPRMDGVEATRQITGPERNGPAKVLVLTTFDLDEYVVEALKAGASGFLLKDAPANELVQAIRVVAAGEAMLAPSITRRLLDKYATHLPSGEEPVPDTLHTLTDREVEVLKLVARGLSNAEIAADLFVSETTVKTHVGHVLTKLGLRDRVQAAVYAYESGLVRPGAQ
- a CDS encoding RecB family exonuclease, which codes for METSTEGTTRPDSSPAAPESPAESPADTVVVTGTPAAPPASLSPSRASDFMQCPLLYRFRVIDRLPEKPSEAATRGTLVHAVLERLFDAPAADRTVPRAKSLIPGQWDRLRESRPDVAELFADDPEGERLARWLTQAESLVERWFTLEDPSRLEPAERELFVEAELESGLRLRGIIDRVDVAPTGEVRIVDYKTGKAPRPEYAEGALFQMKFYALVVWRLKKVIPRRLQLVYLGSGDVLTYDPVLADLERVERKLLALWEAIRLATETGDWRPRPTKLCGWCDHQEHCPEFGGTPPPYPLPLRAPESGGAEQGRMGPD
- a CDS encoding site-2 protease family protein, encoding MDVSGGRGRPRPGNDESAEQTGPDAPATGDTHAAGEPPATPAAPAPDPTHTAGPGTPAPGPAAEDDDTPASGPTTEDGDTPASGPAAEDPRGTAGGPAHDTTGTGPAGPDERAEPHQESPADRPSTAPDGRAPGSPGRGAGDGGGQLPEHADRPFAHSGGKGPAPQRPEERRRGGLLMGRPFGVPVYVAPSWFLVAILITWVFGGQIDRVLPELGAASYLVSLFFAVAFYASVLVHELAHTVAALRFKLPVRRIQLQFFGGVSEIEKEAETPGREFVLAFVGPLLSLVLSGLFYLALQAVDPSSVPGVLLAGLMVSNLIVAVFNLLPGLPLDGGRMLRAVVWAITGKPMTGTVAAAWVGRALAVSVLIGLPLLTQSGALGSDAVDNVGMDTVLDALLAAILAAIIWTGAGNSLRMARLREHLPELRARTLTRRAVPVETDTPLSEALRRANAAGARALVVVDTDGVPLSLVREAAIVGVPEHRRPWVPVGGLAQDLTDGMRVSAELAGEDLLDALRATPATEYLVVEDTGEIYGVLSAADVERAFVKAMARPS
- a CDS encoding tRNA (adenine-N1)-methyltransferase, which translates into the protein MSEPTGAARRRGPFKVGDQVQLTDPKGRHYTFTLEAGKNFHTHKGSFPHDELIGAPEGSVVRTTGNVAYLALRPLLPDYVLSMPRGAAVVYPKDAGQILAFADIFPGARVVEAGVGSGSLSSFLLRAIGDQGMLHSYERREDFADIARQNVERYFGGPHPAWQLTVGDLQDNLSDADVDRVILDMLAPWECLDAVSKALVPGGILCCYVATTTQLARTVESIREIGCFNEPTAWETMIRNWHIEGLAVRPDHRMIGHTGFLLTARRLADGVEPPMRRRRPAKGAYGEDYAGPNADGGAGR
- a CDS encoding ferredoxin — translated: MQQEAAVAGEDLEVWIDQDLCTGDGICAQYAPEVFELDIDGLAYVKSGEDELLQDKGATTPVPLPLLTDVIDSAKECPGECIHVRRVSDSVEVYGPDAG
- the arc gene encoding proteasome ATPase, which codes for MAAHDDDMNRGIRPGRGSEDPAGQIAYLEQEIAVLRRKLADSPRHTRILEERIVELQTNLAGVSAQNERLAGTLREARDQIVALKEEVDRLAQPPAGFGVFLTANEDGTADIFTGGRKLRVNVSPSVELEELRRGQEVMLNEALNVVEAMQFERVGEIVTLKEILEDGERALVLGHTDEERVVRLAEPLLDVTIRPGDALLLEPRSGYVYEVVPKSEVEELVLEEVPDIGYEQIGGLGGQIEAIRDAVELPYLYPDLFKEHELRPPKGVLLYGPPGCGKTLIAKAVANSLAKKVAEVTGVAAGKSFFLNIKGPELLNKYVGETERQIRLVFQRAREKASEGTPVIVFFDEMESLFRTRGSGVSSDVENTIVPQLLAEIDGVEGLQNVVVIGASNREDMIDPAILRPGRLDVKIKIERPDAEAAKDIFGKYLTERLPLHGDDLTEHGGDKAMTVQSMIQTAVEQMYAESEENRFLEVTYANGDKEVLYFKDFNSGAMIENIVGRAKKMAIKDFLEKNQKGLRVSHLLQACVDEFKENEDLPNTTNPDDWARISGKKGERIVYIRTLITGKQGADTGRSIDTVANTGQYL
- the dop gene encoding depupylase/deamidase Dop, with the protein product MTVRRVMGIETEYGISVPGHPNANAMLTSSQIVNAYAAAMHRARRARWDFEEENPLRDARGFDLARETADASQLTDEDIGLANVILTNGARLYVDHAHPEYSAPEVTNPRDAVLWDKAGERIMAEAAERAAQLPGAQPIHLYKNNTDNKGASYGTHENYLMKRETPFSDIVRHLTPFFVSRQVFTGAGRVGIGQDGHEHGFQISQRADYFEVEVGLETTLKRPIINTRDEPHADAEKYRRLHVIIGDANLSEISTYLKLGTTALVLSMIEDGFIAVDLAVDQPVRTLHQVSHDPSLKHQVTLRSGRTLTAVQLQMEYYELARKYVEERFGADADEQTRDVLTRWEDTLTRLENDPMSLAGELDWVAKRELMEGYRRRDGLDWDAARLHLVDLQYADVRPDKGLYNRLVARGRMKRLLDEAEVERARTAPPEDTRAYFRGRCLEQYADDVAAASWDSVIFDLPGRDSLQRVPTLEPLRGTRNHVKALLDRCRTAEDLVRVLSGG